Part of the Flavobacterium okayamense genome, TCCAAATTGGAAACCAAGTTTCCATCCATTTATAATAATTCTTCTTAAAATCTTCATTTAGAACACCATCAACGCCATTATGCACAAATAACCATTTTTGAAATAAAAAGAAATATGTTTCAGTTTTAAATGGAACATTTATGGTATTCAATTCTTCAATTGCAACATCCATTTTTTCATTTTTAGCCCATTTTTTTAATTCTATTAAAGATAATAAAGAACTCTCATCACAATCTACAACAGGACTAATAGGAATATATGCGGAAATTAATTCAGGATAATTTTTTGCCAAATAAAATCCCATTACAGAACCCCACGAATGAGATATTAAAAATATTTTCTTACGATTAAATTTTTTGAGTAAATACTTTACCATTTCAACAGCGTCTTGCTGAAATAAACTAACCGTAAGTAAATTGGGTGAAGAATTTAAATCTAATGTTTTTGAAGTTTCTCTTTGATCCCAATTAACAATAGTAAATTCATTTCTCAATTTGTCGGTAAAAATATTAGAAAACTGAAGTAATGATCTTCCTGGACCACCATGTAAAATCAATAGAATTGGGTTTTCTTTATTATTTCCTTTTATATCAATAAACTGTTTTATACCACCAATCTGAACAATTTCAGTAGTATCAATTTTAATTTTATGATTTTCAATTGAACTTTTAGCTTCAACCGAAAATGTAATAAACATTAATATTATTAATACCTTTTTCATCAAATGAACAAATATTAAACCTAATTATGCTGTTCAGAGAAAACCGAAAGTAACGTATCTCCATCAACCATTGCGTTTGGTGAGTTTTTCATAAGGTGTAAAACACGTTTCATCGCATAAGGATTCAATCCCATATTAATGCCAATTTCATTAATTTTAACTTGTTCGCGCTCGTGTAAAACGCCATCGGCATGCATTAATAACGCTAAACGATAAAACTGACAAATTCTATTAAATTCGTCTTTGATAACTGTTTTCTCGTGTTTTTTATCGAAGAGTTTATGCAAAGTTTCTTTGTCGATTTCAAGCTCTTCGGCAACAATTTGAATAAAATCGTATTCTCTGTCGTGCAATTCTCCATCTACAACAGCAAACGCAATCATTTCTTGTAATAAACCTATTCTTTCTTGATAATCTTCCATAATAAATAACTTTACTAGTGTAAAAGTAAACATTCTTTGGTTTTTATTGAATATCTTTGACTCATAATTTATTAACATGACAAACAACGATATATTTAAAAAGCTTCGTGTAGCCTTGCAATTACGAGATGATCAAATTGTTGAAATCTTACAGCTAGTCGATTTTAGAATGTCTAAAGGCGAATTAGGAAATTTCTTTAGAGATGAAAAACATCCAAAATATATGGAATGTGGCGACCAAGTTTTGCGTAATTTCTTGAACGGATTGGTTATTTATTTACGAGGCACGAAAGAAAACCCGAATAACCCTATGACTGTTTTGGCTTCTCAAAAACCTACTTCTGAAAAACCTAAAACAGAAGAAAAAGCAAAACCAAAACAAGAAAACAAACCTAAAAAATTCACACCAAAACCAACAAAAAAACCTGTTGTTGAGAAAGTTAAATTCAAAAACGGTAAGAATAAAAAATCATAGTTATAATTTTTTTCGTACATTTAAGGTAACAATCTAAAACGTACGACTATGAAAAAAAACATGGGAAAAACAGATAGAATGATTCGAATTATTCTAGCTATCATTTTAGTTTCAGTAGATTTTTTTAATGTTTTAAATTGGGAATATTCTTGGGTTTTATCACTATTTGCGATTGTACTCGTATTAACTTCGCTAATAAATTATTGTCCTCTTTATTCACCATTTAAAATAGATACTAGAGAAAATAAATAATAATAAAAATCCTCGTTAAGAGGATTTTCTTTTTCCTAAGTAATTCGTATTTTTGAAAACTGAAATAAGGCAAAACAAATTCAATGCACTTTAAACATCCAGAAATTCTATATTTCTTGTTTCTTTTGGTTATACCAATTCTTGTGCATTTATTCCAATTGCGAAAGTTCAAAAAGACGTATTTTACTAACGTAAAACTCTTAAAAGAACTTCAGCAACAAACTCAAAAAAGTAGTACTATAAAAAAATGGCTTTTATTGGTCACTCGCCTACTTTTAATTGCTTTTTTAATTCTTGCTTTCGCCCAACCTTTTTTTAAGGCTAAAGACGACACCAATGCAAAAAACGAATTGATTATTCTTTTAGATAATTCGTTTTCGATGCAAGCTAAAGGTGCAAATGGAGAATTGTTACGTAAATCAATTCAAGATATTTTAGAAAATATTCCTGAAAATCAAGAATTTTCTCTATTAACAACATCCGATATTTTTTGGGATACCAATAGCAAAGCCATTCAAAGTGATTTACAAAAACTGAAATATTCAAGTTATGCTTTTCAACCGCACTATTTGATTTCTAAAGTTGAAGCTAAAAAACCAAATACTACAAAAGACTACATTATTATTTCTGATGGAATTGGTTTTACTGAAAAGGAGTTGGAAAAATTCAATACTGAAACTACTTTTTTAAGTTTATCAAAAGCCGAAAATAAATCGAATATTGCAGTTACAAAAGTTGATATTTCTGCAGTAACTGATAATTTCTACGAAATAACCATTGGTTTACAACAATTCGGAAATAATGAAAATGAAATTCCGTTAACGATTACTGAAAACGAAAACACAATTGCTAAAACGCAAATCAAGTTTTCAAAAGAAAGCGAATCGGTAAAAATTAATATTCCAAAAAAAGCAATTAGCGGAAAAATTTCTATTGAAGATGGAAGTTTGCCTTACGATAACAATTTTTATTTCAGCATTGAAGAACCTAAAAAACTAAATGTTCTTATCATTGGAAACGAAACTAAAAATGATTTTTTACAACGTATTTTTAAAGGTGACGAATTCGAAACAACTGAAACAACTTTTGCCCAACTTAATTTCAATAAAATTGAAAACCAACAAACGATTATTTTAAACGAATTAGATGAAATTCCGCAATCGTTACAAAATACACTTTCGGTTTTTTACAAAAATGGTGGAAATTTAGTTCTTATTCCTTATGAAAAAATGAATCTTTCTAATGTAAATTCAGCATTGAAAAATTGGAGTTCAATTTACTTTAGTTCATTAAATAATCAAGAAAAATTAATTACTAAAATCAATTTCAATCATCCGCTATATAAAAATGTTTTTGAAAAGAAAATTAGTAATTTTCAATATCCAAAAGTTAATTCGAATTTTGCAATTCAAGGTAATTCTTTTTCGGTTTTACAATATGAAGACGGCAGTAACTTTCTAGCTTCAACAACAAATTCACTTGGAAATCTTTACCTTTTCAGTGCACCAATAAACAAGGAAAATAGCAACTTTCAAAATTCACCTTTAATAGTTCCTACTATATATAACATGGGAATTAACAAAGGAAATAGCAACCAATCGACATTTACTATTTCGGAAAATGAATCTGTTGTATTAGATGCTGTTTTATCGAAAGATGAAGTGCTTTCGGTTAGTAATGCGAATTACAGTTTTATTCCTTTGCAACAAATTTTGAATGATAAAGTAAAATTGTCGTTTGGCGATTATCCAGAACAAGATGGAAATTATTCGGTAACACAAAAAAACAACACTATAGCTAAATTGAGTTTTAACTATCCACGAACAGAAAGCAATTTGACTGTTCAAGATGAGGCTAATTTTAGTACTTTTACCAAAATTAATTCGGTACAAGAAGCCATGGATATTTGGCAACAAAAACGCACCGAAACTAATTTATGGAAATGGTTTCTAGCAACAACACTACTTTTACTCATAATTGAACTACTAATCCAAAAATTCGTAAAATGACAACGGTCGTACTTAAACAAGCAACAATACACGATTCTTCGAGTAAACACAACCAATCAACAAAAGATATAAAAATTGAAAATGGCGTTATCACTGAAATTGCCGATTCAATTGCTACAAATGATTCAGATATTGTTGTAAAACACGATGATTTACATGTTTCGCAAGGTTGGATGGATAGTTCAGTAAGTATGGGTGAACCTGGATTTGAAGATAGAGAAACCATTTCAAACGGACTTGATGTTGCAGCAAAAAGCGGATTTACAGCGATTGCTTTACAACCCAATTCGTATCCAGTAATCGACAATCAAGCGCAAATAAAATTTGTACAAGGAAAGGCAAAAGGAAAAGCCACAAACTTATATCCAATTGGTGCTTTAACTAAAAATAGCGAAGGAAATGATTTGGCTGAATTATTCGACATGCAAAATGCTGGAGCCATTGCTTTTGGGGATTATAACAAAGCTTTAGAAAATGCCAACATTCAAAAAATAGCTTTACAATATGTTCAAGATTTTGATGGATTAGTGGTCAGTTTTTGTCAAGATGCAAATGTTAAAGGAAAAGGAATTGTAAACGAAGGTGTTATTTCAACCCAATTAGGTTTAAAAGGAATTCCAACATTAGCTGAAGAATTGCATATCGCGAGAAACTTATATTTACTAGAATACACTGGCGGAAAATTACACATTCCAACAATTTCAACTTCAAAATCTATCGCTTTGATTAAAGAAGCGAAAGCAAAAAGCTTACAAGTAACGTGTAGTGTTTCAGTACATCATTTAGTTTTAAACGACGAAGTTTTACAAGGTTTCGATTCGAGATACAAAGTTTGTCCGCCATTGCGTGATGAAGCAACTAGAAAAGCTCTAATCGAAGCTGTTTTAGACGGAACAATTGATTGTATTACTTCCGATCACAATCCAATCGATATAGAACATAAAAAATTGGAATTCGATTTAGCAAAAGATGGAACAATTGGTTTAGAAAGTGCTTTTGGAGCATTACAAACCATTTTACCAACAGACGTTATTATCGATAAACTTACCGCAACAAAAACTATTTTCGGAATTGAAAAATCAAGTATCGAAATTGGTAACCAAGCTGATTTAAGTTTATTCACAACAAAAGGAAATTGGACTTTTAGCAAAGAAAATATTATAAGTAAATCTAAAAATTCAGCTTTCTTAGGACAAAATATGCTAGGGAAAGCATTAGGAGCTGTGAACAATGGACAATTGATAATGAATAATTAATATGGAAAAAGGAAAAAATACAGCAATTGTAGCTTACGTTACAATAATAGGGAGTGTAATCGCAATTTTTATGAATCAAGATGAAAACAAATCTGAATTTGCAAGTTTTCACATTCGTCAAGCGCTTGGAATTTTTTTAACTTGGGGTTTGTTTGGATATATTGTTGGAAACTTAGATAATTGGATTATGTCATCTGCCCTTTATATATGTATTTTTCTTTTATGGGTTTTCGGTTTTATTGGTTGTTTAAATGGTGAAAAAAGAGTTGTTCCTATTGTTGGAGAATTTTACCAGAAGTTTTTTAAAAGCTTATAAACGAATATACAAATTAACAATAGAATGAACCTACATTA contains:
- a CDS encoding DUF1456 family protein, which encodes MTNNDIFKKLRVALQLRDDQIVEILQLVDFRMSKGELGNFFRDEKHPKYMECGDQVLRNFLNGLVIYLRGTKENPNNPMTVLASQKPTSEKPKTEEKAKPKQENKPKKFTPKPTKKPVVEKVKFKNGKNKKS
- a CDS encoding vWA domain-containing protein translates to MHFKHPEILYFLFLLVIPILVHLFQLRKFKKTYFTNVKLLKELQQQTQKSSTIKKWLLLVTRLLLIAFLILAFAQPFFKAKDDTNAKNELIILLDNSFSMQAKGANGELLRKSIQDILENIPENQEFSLLTTSDIFWDTNSKAIQSDLQKLKYSSYAFQPHYLISKVEAKKPNTTKDYIIISDGIGFTEKELEKFNTETTFLSLSKAENKSNIAVTKVDISAVTDNFYEITIGLQQFGNNENEIPLTITENENTIAKTQIKFSKESESVKINIPKKAISGKISIEDGSLPYDNNFYFSIEEPKKLNVLIIGNETKNDFLQRIFKGDEFETTETTFAQLNFNKIENQQTIILNELDEIPQSLQNTLSVFYKNGGNLVLIPYEKMNLSNVNSALKNWSSIYFSSLNNQEKLITKINFNHPLYKNVFEKKISNFQYPKVNSNFAIQGNSFSVLQYEDGSNFLASTTNSLGNLYLFSAPINKENSNFQNSPLIVPTIYNMGINKGNSNQSTFTISENESVVLDAVLSKDEVLSVSNANYSFIPLQQILNDKVKLSFGDYPEQDGNYSVTQKNNTIAKLSFNYPRTESNLTVQDEANFSTFTKINSVQEAMDIWQQKRTETNLWKWFLATTLLLLIIELLIQKFVK
- a CDS encoding YgaP family membrane protein — translated: MKKNMGKTDRMIRIILAIILVSVDFFNVLNWEYSWVLSLFAIVLVLTSLINYCPLYSPFKIDTRENK
- a CDS encoding alpha/beta fold hydrolase — its product is MKKVLIILMFITFSVEAKSSIENHKIKIDTTEIVQIGGIKQFIDIKGNNKENPILLILHGGPGRSLLQFSNIFTDKLRNEFTIVNWDQRETSKTLDLNSSPNLLTVSLFQQDAVEMVKYLLKKFNRKKIFLISHSWGSVMGFYLAKNYPELISAYIPISPVVDCDESSLLSLIELKKWAKNEKMDVAIEELNTINVPFKTETYFFLFQKWLFVHNGVDGVLNEDFKKNYYKWMETWFPIWKENAKSNLFQTAPEIKCPIYFFVGKYDNQTHFKITKKYFKALNAENKKFICFKESGHTIFNTESDKVQEEIIKIKSILKLNIQ
- a CDS encoding TerB family tellurite resistance protein, translating into MFTFTLVKLFIMEDYQERIGLLQEMIAFAVVDGELHDREYDFIQIVAEELEIDKETLHKLFDKKHEKTVIKDEFNRICQFYRLALLMHADGVLHEREQVKINEIGINMGLNPYAMKRVLHLMKNSPNAMVDGDTLLSVFSEQHN
- a CDS encoding dihydroorotase, with the protein product MTTVVLKQATIHDSSSKHNQSTKDIKIENGVITEIADSIATNDSDIVVKHDDLHVSQGWMDSSVSMGEPGFEDRETISNGLDVAAKSGFTAIALQPNSYPVIDNQAQIKFVQGKAKGKATNLYPIGALTKNSEGNDLAELFDMQNAGAIAFGDYNKALENANIQKIALQYVQDFDGLVVSFCQDANVKGKGIVNEGVISTQLGLKGIPTLAEELHIARNLYLLEYTGGKLHIPTISTSKSIALIKEAKAKSLQVTCSVSVHHLVLNDEVLQGFDSRYKVCPPLRDEATRKALIEAVLDGTIDCITSDHNPIDIEHKKLEFDLAKDGTIGLESAFGALQTILPTDVIIDKLTATKTIFGIEKSSIEIGNQADLSLFTTKGNWTFSKENIISKSKNSAFLGQNMLGKALGAVNNGQLIMNN